One segment of Gordonia terrae DNA contains the following:
- a CDS encoding primosomal protein N', protein MARVLPVLGLAHLDRPFDYLIDADQDEAAQPGVRVRVRFSGRLVDGYLLDRIEKSDHPGKLGWLDRVVSAEPVLTPQLATLCRAVADRYAGTMGDVVRLAIPPRHARTEKETTPEPTSVVETPELADWHRYPLADSYVENLVDGHPRAVWQALPGEDWPRRLAELAAATLASGRGCILIVPDQRDLDRVWAECEPLIGDRGVALSAGLGPTARYRRWLAVRRGAAQLVIGTRSAVFAPVADLGLVVVWDDGDDSMSDPRAPYPHPREVAVLRSHHERCGLLLGGFARTAEAQALVASGWAHDLVADRATVRGRSPRVQAISDDDRQIARDPMARSARIPEVAFDAARSAFAADRPVVFSVPRRGYVPSLACTRCREHARCRACHGPLQLDADQRLSCRWCGRPERSFRCPECGNTSVRATVTGARRTAEELGRAFAGVPVLTSGGDTILDEIEPGARLVVATPGAEPVAPGGYGAAVVVDTWAQLDRADLRAEEHAVRRWMALAAMVTPHGDGGRVVIVADSSLAPVQALIRWDPVGFASIQLRQRVELGFPPAVTMASVDGPTGVITDFVEHLELPTDADVLGPVPLPPGVRPPAGSADWEAAADDEMDRILVRLPRKDGRFLAEALVAGQVRRNTHRQTGPIRVQIDPPTIG, encoded by the coding sequence GTGGCCCGTGTTCTGCCTGTTCTGGGACTCGCGCACCTCGACCGGCCGTTCGACTACCTGATCGACGCCGACCAGGACGAGGCCGCGCAGCCCGGCGTGCGCGTCCGCGTGCGATTCTCCGGTCGGCTCGTCGACGGTTACCTTCTCGACCGCATCGAGAAGAGCGATCACCCCGGCAAGCTGGGGTGGCTCGACCGTGTCGTGTCCGCGGAACCGGTGCTGACCCCACAACTGGCGACGCTGTGTCGCGCTGTGGCCGATCGGTATGCGGGGACCATGGGCGACGTCGTGCGTCTGGCGATCCCGCCGCGGCACGCGCGCACCGAGAAGGAGACGACTCCAGAACCGACTTCCGTCGTGGAGACGCCCGAGCTCGCCGACTGGCATCGGTATCCGCTCGCCGATTCCTACGTCGAGAATCTCGTCGACGGCCATCCGCGCGCCGTCTGGCAGGCCCTGCCGGGGGAGGACTGGCCACGTCGTCTCGCCGAGCTCGCCGCGGCGACGCTCGCGTCCGGGCGCGGGTGCATTCTCATCGTCCCCGATCAGCGGGATCTCGATCGCGTATGGGCGGAGTGTGAGCCGCTGATCGGCGATCGTGGTGTCGCGCTGTCGGCCGGTCTCGGACCCACCGCGCGCTATCGCAGGTGGCTGGCCGTGCGGCGGGGCGCCGCGCAACTGGTGATCGGCACCCGCAGCGCGGTGTTCGCGCCGGTCGCCGATCTCGGCCTCGTCGTCGTGTGGGATGACGGCGACGACAGCATGTCGGACCCGCGGGCGCCGTATCCGCACCCCCGCGAGGTTGCGGTGCTGCGCTCCCACCACGAGCGATGCGGCCTGCTGCTCGGCGGTTTCGCCCGGACCGCCGAGGCCCAGGCGCTGGTCGCGTCGGGCTGGGCGCATGATCTCGTCGCCGATCGCGCGACCGTCCGTGGCCGCAGCCCACGCGTCCAGGCCATCTCCGACGACGACCGCCAGATCGCGCGCGACCCCATGGCGAGGTCGGCACGTATCCCCGAAGTCGCGTTCGACGCGGCACGCTCGGCGTTCGCCGCCGATCGTCCGGTGGTGTTCAGCGTCCCGCGGCGCGGATATGTGCCGTCGCTGGCGTGCACGCGCTGCCGGGAACACGCGCGCTGCCGCGCCTGTCACGGTCCCCTCCAACTCGACGCCGACCAGCGGCTGAGCTGCCGATGGTGTGGGCGTCCCGAACGGTCCTTCCGCTGCCCGGAGTGCGGCAACACCTCGGTGCGGGCGACGGTGACCGGCGCCCGCCGGACGGCCGAGGAGCTGGGCCGCGCGTTCGCCGGTGTGCCCGTCCTGACCAGCGGGGGCGACACGATCCTCGACGAGATCGAACCCGGTGCGCGGCTCGTGGTCGCGACACCGGGCGCCGAACCGGTGGCTCCGGGCGGGTACGGCGCGGCGGTCGTCGTCGACACCTGGGCGCAGCTCGACCGTGCCGACCTGCGCGCCGAGGAGCACGCGGTCCGCCGCTGGATGGCGCTCGCCGCGATGGTCACGCCGCACGGCGATGGCGGTCGCGTGGTGATCGTCGCCGACTCGTCACTGGCTCCCGTGCAAGCGCTGATCCGTTGGGACCCGGTGGGATTCGCGTCGATCCAGTTGCGGCAGCGGGTGGAACTCGGCTTTCCGCCGGCCGTCACGATGGCCTCGGTCGACGGACCGACCGGGGTGATCACGGACTTCGTCGAGCATCTCGAATTGCCCACTGACGCGGACGTTCTCGGACCCGTGCCCCTACCTCCAGGAGTGCGGCCCCCCGCCGGAAGCGCGGACTGGGAGGCCGCGGCAGATGACGAGATGGATCGAATTCTGGTGCGGTTGCCGCGTAAGGACGGACGGTTCCTCGCGGAGGCGCTCGTCGCGGGCCAGGTCCGCCGGAACACGCATCGGCAGACCGGGCCGATCCGGGTGCAGATCGACCCGCCTACGATCGGATGA